In Halogeometricum sp. S1BR25-6, a single genomic region encodes these proteins:
- a CDS encoding thioredoxin family protein: MSADAPANGRADPEAALDRLLELGAVTEDADGTLATTAAFENDRRIYRDTYDYMGREGVADTVADLFGVDRDEAHSLLDSGEVTTEDVVAYLAVRSFADEPLGTAEHAMMAELLVRIGPGTPVPDVIEVVDDATYEAFLAEHPDAVVTVWKHHCDPCEAMKGDLDAILDAVPDGVAVAGVDGAEADAFRRAFGVDAAPAVLCFRDGVLEALETGRKRPAELATLFETVWTSA; the protein is encoded by the coding sequence GTGTCCGCAGACGCCCCCGCGAACGGCCGCGCGGACCCGGAGGCGGCGCTGGATAGACTCCTCGAACTCGGCGCCGTGACCGAGGACGCCGACGGTACCCTCGCGACGACGGCCGCCTTCGAGAACGACCGGCGCATCTACCGGGACACGTACGATTACATGGGCCGGGAGGGGGTGGCCGACACCGTCGCGGACCTGTTCGGCGTCGACCGAGACGAGGCGCACTCGCTCCTCGACTCCGGCGAGGTAACCACCGAGGACGTGGTGGCCTACCTCGCGGTCCGGTCGTTCGCGGACGAACCGCTCGGCACCGCCGAGCACGCGATGATGGCGGAACTGCTCGTTAGAATCGGTCCGGGCACGCCCGTCCCCGACGTCATCGAGGTGGTCGACGACGCCACCTACGAGGCGTTCCTCGCCGAGCACCCGGACGCGGTGGTGACCGTCTGGAAGCACCACTGCGACCCCTGCGAGGCGATGAAGGGGGACCTCGACGCTATCCTCGACGCCGTGCCGGACGGCGTCGCCGTCGCCGGCGTGGACGGCGCCGAAGCGGACGCGTTCCGCCGCGCGTTCGGCGTCGACGCCGCACCGGCGGTACTGTGCTTCCGCGACGGGGTGCTGGAGGCGCTGGAGACGGGGAGAAAACGACCGGCGGAACTCGCGACGCTGTTCGAGACCGTGTGGACGTCGGCGTAA
- a CDS encoding universal stress protein — translation MYHVVVGVDEEEEHARRCVEEVVNLPGESSEKRVTLIHSFVDNPSGASATQVHSVREAAETLEAAGIEYDVEESSGDPADVIVSVADDVDADLVIVGGRKRSPAGKALFGSVTQSVILGAARPVMVTGVVD, via the coding sequence ATGTATCATGTAGTAGTCGGCGTCGACGAGGAGGAGGAACACGCTCGTCGGTGCGTCGAGGAAGTGGTGAACCTACCGGGCGAGTCGAGCGAGAAGCGGGTGACGCTCATCCACAGCTTCGTCGACAACCCGAGCGGTGCCTCGGCGACGCAGGTCCACTCCGTCCGGGAAGCCGCCGAGACGCTGGAGGCGGCGGGCATCGAGTACGACGTCGAGGAGTCCAGCGGCGACCCCGCCGACGTCATCGTCTCCGTCGCCGACGACGTGGACGCCGACCTCGTCATCGTGGGCGGGCGGAAGCGCTCGCCCGCCGGGAAGGCGCTGTTCGGCAGCGTCACGCAGTCCGTCATCCTCGGGGCGGCCCGTCCGGTGATGGTCACCGGCGTCGTGGACTGA
- a CDS encoding DUF7520 family protein, whose amino-acid sequence MSDHADGDADASAEPGLRGPRMVGILYATLVTVAGAAGLLVGVFVDGLSAPLFLFLVPFPPTPFGFAAYGALTIALVLGIPLALVVYVSRNLDDGAV is encoded by the coding sequence GTGAGCGACCACGCAGACGGGGACGCCGACGCGAGCGCCGAACCGGGACTCCGCGGCCCGCGGATGGTCGGCATCCTCTACGCTACCCTCGTCACCGTCGCCGGTGCGGCCGGCCTCCTCGTCGGCGTCTTCGTCGACGGACTGAGCGCCCCCCTATTCCTGTTTCTCGTTCCCTTCCCGCCGACGCCGTTCGGCTTCGCCGCCTACGGAGCGCTGACCATCGCGTTGGTGTTGGGAATCCCGCTAGCACTCGTCGTCTACGTCTCCCGGAACCTCGACGACGGGGCGGTGTAG
- the ctaD gene encoding cytochrome c oxidase subunit I: MGVFLVAVAAWLARVENWRTYTPLAGGGGAYGQEGYTSEEKPSGVIRWLTTVDHKDIGILYGTFGLISFAVGGLMVVVMRVELIDPAMSIISNTYYNSLLTSHGITMLFLFGTPILAAFANYLVPLLIDADDMAFPRINAIAFWLLPPGALLIWAGFFPIPDVIPAQTAWTMYTPLSAGVGNGNQANAGVDLMLLGLHLTGVSSTMGAINFIATIFTERAEEVTWANLDIFSWTILTQSGLILFAFPLLGSALIMLLLDRNFGTAFFINGGDPILWQHLFWFFGHPEVYILVLPPMGIVSYVLPRFSGRRLFGFKFVVYSTLAIGVLSFGVWAHHMFSTGIDPRLRASFMAVSLAIAIPSAVKTFNWITTMWNGRIRLTTPMLYCIGFVSNFIIGGVTGVFLASVPVDLVLHDTYYVVGHFHYIVMGAIAFAGFAGLYYWFPLYTGRMYQRTLGKAHFWLSMVGTNVTFFAMILMGYGGMPRRYATYLPQFATLHQVATLGALILLVGQIIFVWNFVQSWLEGPTVDDGDPWNLKEDNLYTAEWNWYDRKLKTAVADGGEEEEEALTDGGRAADADETDDDAN, translated from the coding sequence ATGGGGGTTTTCCTCGTCGCCGTCGCCGCGTGGCTCGCGCGGGTCGAAAACTGGCGCACCTACACTCCTCTCGCGGGGGGTGGCGGTGCGTACGGGCAGGAGGGGTACACCTCCGAAGAGAAGCCATCCGGGGTCATCCGGTGGCTGACCACCGTCGACCACAAAGACATCGGGATTCTGTACGGCACCTTCGGACTCATCTCGTTCGCCGTCGGCGGACTGATGGTGGTGGTGATGCGGGTCGAACTGATCGACCCCGCTATGTCGATCATCTCGAACACGTACTACAACTCGCTTCTCACCAGCCACGGCATCACGATGCTGTTCCTGTTCGGGACGCCCATCCTCGCGGCGTTCGCGAACTACCTCGTCCCGCTTCTCATCGACGCGGACGACATGGCGTTCCCGCGCATCAACGCCATCGCCTTCTGGCTGCTGCCGCCGGGCGCGCTTCTTATCTGGGCGGGCTTCTTCCCGATTCCGGACGTCATCCCCGCACAGACCGCGTGGACGATGTACACCCCGCTATCGGCGGGCGTCGGGAACGGGAATCAGGCAAACGCCGGCGTCGACCTGATGCTGCTCGGACTGCACCTCACCGGCGTCTCCTCGACGATGGGCGCCATCAACTTCATCGCGACCATCTTCACCGAACGCGCCGAGGAGGTCACCTGGGCGAACCTCGACATCTTCTCGTGGACCATCCTCACGCAGTCGGGGCTCATCCTGTTCGCGTTCCCCCTCCTCGGGAGCGCGCTCATCATGCTGCTGCTCGACCGCAACTTCGGAACGGCGTTCTTCATCAACGGCGGCGACCCGATCCTCTGGCAGCATCTGTTCTGGTTCTTCGGCCACCCCGAAGTGTACATCCTCGTGCTGCCGCCGATGGGCATCGTCAGCTACGTCCTCCCGCGGTTCTCGGGACGGCGGCTGTTCGGGTTCAAGTTCGTCGTCTACTCCACGCTCGCGATCGGCGTGCTCTCGTTCGGCGTGTGGGCCCACCACATGTTCTCGACGGGCATCGACCCGCGCCTCCGCGCCTCGTTCATGGCCGTCTCGTTGGCAATCGCGATACCGAGCGCCGTCAAGACGTTCAACTGGATAACCACGATGTGGAACGGGCGGATTCGGCTGACGACGCCGATGCTGTACTGCATCGGGTTCGTCTCGAACTTCATCATCGGCGGCGTCACGGGCGTGTTCCTCGCGTCCGTCCCCGTCGATCTGGTGCTGCACGACACCTACTACGTCGTGGGGCACTTCCACTACATCGTCATGGGCGCCATCGCCTTCGCCGGGTTCGCAGGGCTGTACTACTGGTTCCCGCTCTACACGGGCCGGATGTACCAGCGCACCCTCGGGAAGGCGCACTTCTGGCTCTCGATGGTCGGGACGAACGTCACGTTCTTCGCCATGATCCTGATGGGCTACGGCGGCATGCCTCGGCGGTACGCGACGTACCTGCCCCAGTTCGCCACGCTCCACCAGGTGGCGACGCTCGGTGCGCTCATCCTCCTGGTCGGCCAGATAATCTTCGTCTGGAACTTCGTCCAGTCGTGGCTCGAAGGCCCCACGGTCGACGACGGCGACCCGTGGAACCTCAAGGAAGACAACCTCTACACGGCCGAATGGAACTGGTACGACCGGAAGCTCAAAACCGCCGTCGCCGACGGCGGCGAAGAGGAAGAAGAGGCGCTCACCGACGGCGGACGGGCGGCCGACGCGGACGAGACGGACGACGACGCGAACTGA
- a CDS encoding DUF6684 family protein, with protein MANEIFDRETLLDLTVNMIPLFIIAFFIAAFAVFPLFGRGDLLAMAVQYGLLLVPFVALAALTYLSGKAIAGDEKRSTVFLQGQATIDEPTELHEYESQAEQAAVDDDSPAELESGDDEATETDDDAAQTDDEVAQTDDETAEN; from the coding sequence ATGGCGAACGAGATATTCGACAGGGAGACGCTCCTCGATCTCACTGTCAACATGATCCCGCTGTTCATCATCGCCTTCTTCATCGCCGCGTTCGCGGTCTTCCCCCTGTTCGGCCGAGGGGACCTCCTCGCGATGGCGGTGCAGTACGGACTCCTGCTCGTCCCGTTCGTGGCGCTCGCGGCCCTGACGTACCTGTCCGGGAAGGCGATTGCGGGCGACGAGAAGCGCTCGACCGTGTTCCTGCAGGGGCAGGCAACCATCGACGAACCGACCGAACTCCACGAGTACGAATCGCAGGCAGAACAGGCGGCGGTCGACGACGACAGCCCCGCGGAACTGGAGAGCGGCGACGACGAAGCGACGGAGACCGATGACGACGCGGCGCAGACCGACGACGAAGTGGCCCAGACAGACGACGAGACGGCCGAAAACTGA
- a CDS encoding DUF7541 family protein gives MDDTPGLSDQYRMASPWPIFVALGIPVSEIGILFDLFPVAVGGLLLFSGSVAGMTRESGYSETPWGPLAVLGGIFLALGVAFVFTAVNLQTRGYAVIAAAVILLLAAAAGHLFGPREEPSF, from the coding sequence ATGGACGATACGCCGGGACTCTCCGACCAGTACCGGATGGCAAGCCCGTGGCCGATATTCGTCGCGCTCGGCATCCCCGTCTCAGAGATCGGAATCCTGTTCGACCTCTTTCCCGTCGCCGTCGGCGGCCTCCTCCTGTTCTCGGGGAGCGTCGCCGGGATGACCAGAGAGTCCGGCTACTCGGAGACGCCGTGGGGACCGCTCGCCGTGCTCGGCGGCATCTTCCTCGCCCTCGGCGTCGCGTTCGTGTTCACCGCCGTGAACCTCCAGACGCGGGGGTACGCGGTCATCGCCGCCGCCGTCATCCTGCTGTTGGCGGCCGCTGCCGGCCACCTATTCGGCCCGCGCGAAGAGCCGTCGTTCTGA
- a CDS encoding OBG GTPase family GTP-binding protein: MGLEEEIDDLREEIANTPYNKSTESHIGRLKAKLSEKKEKLENQSSSGGGHGYAVEKTGDVTVALVGFPSVGKSTLINALTNADSEVGEYEFTTLNVNPGMLHYNGANIQILDVPGLIEGAASGRGGGKEVLSVVRTADLVVFMVSVFEIERYERLREELYENKIRLDTTPPSITISKRHKGGLHVTTTDDVSLDENTIKEVLREYGYVNADVTIRGDLTIDELIDGIMDNRVYLPSMVTVNKADLIEKDYLPTVKENLREFDIDPDEAVFISAETEKGLEGLKETMWERLGLIRIYMDKPGRGIDYEEPLVLQEGENTVDDALHNLGGTLDERFRFARVTGPSAKHDEQQVGRDHELADEDVLRIVSRK, from the coding sequence ATGGGACTGGAGGAGGAGATCGACGACCTCCGAGAGGAGATAGCCAACACGCCGTACAACAAGTCGACCGAGTCGCACATCGGTCGGTTGAAGGCGAAGCTCTCGGAGAAAAAGGAGAAACTGGAGAATCAATCCTCCAGCGGTGGCGGCCACGGCTACGCCGTCGAGAAGACGGGCGACGTGACCGTGGCCCTCGTCGGATTCCCCAGCGTCGGCAAGTCGACGCTCATCAACGCCCTCACGAACGCCGACAGCGAGGTCGGCGAGTACGAGTTCACGACGCTGAACGTCAATCCCGGCATGCTCCACTACAACGGGGCGAACATCCAGATTCTCGACGTGCCGGGGCTCATCGAGGGGGCCGCGAGCGGCCGCGGCGGCGGCAAGGAAGTGCTGTCGGTCGTCCGCACCGCCGACCTCGTGGTGTTCATGGTCTCGGTGTTCGAGATAGAGCGTTACGAGCGCCTGCGCGAGGAACTGTACGAGAACAAGATACGCCTCGACACGACGCCGCCCAGCATCACCATCTCGAAGCGGCACAAGGGCGGACTGCACGTCACGACGACGGACGACGTCTCCCTCGACGAGAACACCATCAAGGAGGTGCTCCGCGAGTACGGCTACGTCAACGCCGACGTGACCATCCGCGGCGACCTGACCATCGACGAACTCATCGACGGCATCATGGACAACCGGGTGTACCTGCCGTCGATGGTCACAGTGAACAAGGCGGACCTCATCGAGAAGGACTACCTCCCGACGGTGAAGGAGAACCTCCGCGAGTTCGACATCGACCCCGACGAGGCCGTCTTCATCAGCGCCGAGACGGAGAAGGGCCTCGAAGGGCTCAAAGAGACGATGTGGGAGCGGCTGGGTCTCATCCGTATCTACATGGACAAACCCGGCCGCGGCATCGACTACGAAGAACCGCTTGTCCTCCAAGAGGGCGAGAACACCGTCGACGACGCCCTGCACAACCTCGGCGGCACCCTCGACGAGCGGTTCCGATTCGCCCGCGTCACCGGCCCGAGCGCCAAGCACGACGAGCAGCAGGTCGGCCGCGACCACGAACTCGCCGACGAGGACGTGCTCCGAATCGTCTCGCGGAAGTAA
- a CDS encoding TIGR04206 family protein has protein sequence MSHPSDGPVRSIPALTVPLLLALLVLPWSVQTFIGGNPTLVFPWGLLNFDPFGVTTLSDFLLVYTAGLPDYIYAWPLSVMFYLFALGFAAVSPVLGYEDGRLVAGLLAAASVAQLSLARGFSVQPGRTAWPVGTALLLLVAAYVYLGGSSDAGAEG, from the coding sequence GTGTCCCACCCCTCCGACGGACCCGTCCGGTCGATTCCGGCACTCACCGTCCCCCTCCTCCTCGCGCTTCTCGTCCTTCCGTGGTCCGTGCAGACGTTCATCGGCGGAAATCCGACGCTCGTGTTTCCGTGGGGCCTCCTCAACTTCGACCCGTTCGGCGTGACGACGCTCTCCGACTTCCTGCTCGTCTACACCGCGGGCCTGCCCGACTACATCTACGCGTGGCCGCTCTCGGTGATGTTCTACCTCTTCGCGCTCGGATTCGCCGCCGTCAGTCCGGTTCTCGGCTACGAGGACGGACGGCTCGTCGCCGGTCTGCTGGCCGCCGCGAGCGTGGCACAACTCTCCCTCGCGCGGGGATTCTCGGTGCAACCGGGTCGGACGGCGTGGCCGGTCGGGACGGCGCTTCTCCTCCTCGTCGCCGCGTACGTCTACCTCGGCGGGTCGAGCGACGCAGGTGCCGAAGGCTAG
- a CDS encoding MATE family efflux transporter has translation MSRVPNPVRRCILSVGLLLAHFGLVDRDRAVRTAELAWPRVVTGIARMSKNAVDVAMVGSAVGVAAINGVGFAGPYWGLAFALGGGVAAGTLALVSQRYGAGRSDGLGVAVRSSAVLTVLATLPVTAVFWLFSEPLISALTNDPESIALGAHYLKIVGLGVPFAGLNLVGSRTLVGADDAYIAMVLRAGGAAVNVVVNAGLIFGLGLGVEGAAVGTVLSNVVVTSAFALGLARGGLPGVGAFPVQIDPFGSYAAVEAMRDIVSIGLPVFGRSLVWTVAEFPMLFFVSALGPNVTAAFVIARRIWGIMNTPGWGFGLASSSLVGQSLGRNDEETAEAYGREIVLHAVATYVVSAALIAAFAEPIVRLFAESPSSPAVPIAVSFVYAACAAVLMQGVSGASAGPLDASGDTRVPFLSQLLGMFGCSIPLAYLAARTNQIELLYLAFLAETTIPGVINYYRFSTGKWKSVSQKYRPGVASND, from the coding sequence GTGTCAAGAGTCCCCAACCCAGTCAGACGATGCATCCTCTCGGTCGGTCTCCTCCTCGCCCACTTCGGTCTGGTCGACCGCGACAGAGCGGTCAGAACGGCCGAACTCGCGTGGCCCCGCGTCGTCACCGGCATCGCCCGCATGTCGAAGAACGCCGTCGACGTGGCGATGGTCGGCAGCGCCGTCGGCGTCGCCGCAATCAACGGCGTCGGATTCGCGGGTCCCTACTGGGGTCTCGCGTTCGCCCTCGGCGGCGGGGTCGCCGCCGGAACGCTGGCGCTCGTTTCCCAGCGCTACGGCGCCGGTCGCTCCGACGGCCTCGGGGTCGCCGTCCGGTCGAGCGCCGTCCTGACCGTCCTCGCGACGCTGCCGGTCACGGCGGTCTTCTGGCTCTTCTCCGAGCCGCTCATCTCGGCGCTGACGAACGACCCCGAGTCGATAGCCCTCGGCGCGCACTACCTCAAGATAGTCGGGTTGGGCGTGCCGTTCGCCGGACTGAATCTCGTCGGGAGTCGCACGCTCGTCGGCGCCGACGACGCCTACATCGCCATGGTACTCCGCGCCGGCGGCGCGGCCGTCAACGTCGTCGTCAACGCCGGGCTCATCTTCGGTCTCGGACTGGGCGTCGAGGGGGCGGCCGTCGGCACCGTGCTCTCGAACGTCGTCGTCACGAGCGCGTTCGCCCTCGGACTCGCGCGCGGCGGCCTTCCGGGCGTCGGCGCGTTCCCCGTACAGATCGACCCGTTCGGCTCCTACGCCGCCGTCGAGGCGATGCGCGACATCGTCTCCATCGGCCTGCCCGTCTTCGGTCGCTCGCTCGTCTGGACCGTCGCCGAGTTCCCGATGCTCTTCTTCGTGAGCGCCCTCGGGCCGAACGTGACGGCCGCGTTCGTCATCGCGCGGCGCATCTGGGGCATCATGAACACGCCCGGATGGGGCTTCGGACTCGCCTCCTCGAGCCTCGTCGGCCAGTCGCTCGGGCGGAACGACGAGGAGACGGCGGAGGCGTACGGCCGCGAAATCGTCCTCCACGCCGTGGCGACGTACGTCGTCTCGGCCGCGCTGATCGCCGCGTTCGCCGAACCCATCGTCCGCCTGTTCGCCGAGAGTCCGTCGTCGCCGGCGGTCCCCATCGCGGTGTCGTTCGTCTACGCCGCCTGCGCCGCGGTGCTCATGCAGGGCGTCTCCGGGGCGTCGGCTGGGCCGCTGGACGCCAGCGGCGACACGCGCGTTCCCTTCCTCAGCCAACTGCTCGGGATGTTCGGCTGCTCGATCCCGCTGGCGTACCTCGCCGCGCGGACGAACCAGATCGAACTGCTGTATCTCGCCTTCCTCGCGGAGACGACCATCCCGGGGGTCATCAACTACTACCGCTTCTCCACGGGCAAGTGGAAGTCCGTGAGCCAGAAGTACCGTCCCGGAGTGGCGTCGAACGACTGA
- a CDS encoding VOC family protein produces the protein MSGVLDHVMMRVEDLEESLEWYTTHLDYEEKGRWEADSFTNVFLGPEDAGEDDALLELTYNHDDRTYEMGDAWGHIAVRVPEDELQSSYDQLMEEGVEDYRDPESNDNRYAFVKDPDGHEIEIVKRDHGAKWSLDHTMIRVEDADEALGFWTRKFDYEHTSRWESDSFANYFMTPQDASENAMTVELTYNYGGQTYDLGDAWGHLAVRTDDLDEAWATLMEREAEDYRDPESCDNRYAFTKDQDGHEIEIVTDD, from the coding sequence ATGTCCGGAGTACTCGACCACGTGATGATGCGCGTCGAAGACCTCGAGGAGTCGCTGGAGTGGTACACCACCCACCTCGACTACGAGGAGAAGGGCCGCTGGGAGGCGGACAGTTTCACCAACGTCTTCCTCGGTCCGGAGGACGCCGGCGAGGACGACGCGCTACTCGAGCTGACGTACAACCACGACGACCGGACGTACGAGATGGGCGACGCGTGGGGGCACATCGCCGTGCGCGTCCCCGAGGACGAACTGCAGTCCTCGTACGACCAACTGATGGAGGAGGGCGTCGAGGACTACCGCGACCCCGAGTCGAACGACAACCGGTACGCGTTCGTCAAGGACCCCGACGGCCACGAGATAGAGATCGTCAAGCGCGACCACGGCGCGAAGTGGAGCCTCGACCACACGATGATCCGCGTCGAGGACGCCGACGAGGCCCTCGGCTTCTGGACCCGCAAGTTCGACTACGAGCACACGAGTCGCTGGGAGTCCGACTCCTTCGCGAACTACTTCATGACGCCGCAGGACGCCTCCGAGAACGCGATGACCGTCGAACTCACCTACAACTACGGCGGTCAGACGTACGACTTGGGCGACGCGTGGGGCCACCTCGCCGTCCGTACCGACGACCTCGATGAGGCGTGGGCGACCTTGATGGAGCGCGAGGCCGAGGACTACCGCGACCCCGAGTCCTGCGACAACCGCTACGCGTTCACGAAGGACCAGGACGGCCACGAGATCGAAATCGTCACCGACGACTGA